In Geobacter anodireducens, a genomic segment contains:
- a CDS encoding tRNA methyltransferase, whose protein sequence is MTTIEFDIRGQICPSTLLTALKEINHHRTGLKNGNCMLVFLTDNRDATITIPETVRNMGYGGQVEKRDGYYVLTISRAG, encoded by the coding sequence ATGACAACCATTGAATTCGACATCCGCGGCCAGATATGTCCCTCCACGCTGCTGACGGCGCTGAAGGAAATCAACCACCACCGCACCGGTCTCAAAAACGGGAACTGCATGCTCGTGTTCCTGACCGACAACCGGGATGCAACCATCACGATCCCGGAAACGGTGCGCAACATGGGATATGGGGGCCAGGTGGAAAAGCGCGACGGATACTACGTACTGACGATCTCACGGGCGGGCTGA
- a CDS encoding histidine kinase, producing the protein MGIIDTLKSFLGNLSGRDEIRRLHRENEKLAERERKAIAYIREKTNHLLATMGTLPLRHEELDDRSLLEVDPIGIVCNSFEQILEHMKEVNAELKLAHDEIQGIFDCSDAAIFVLDTSRNIQASNSQARKIFAYDGNPVGKTCDEMICRMEHPDDCIFASIMASKRAERRSECGRVGRWFNVHGAPIKDRFGDITHVVLFYTDITEEKRVLDTLREREGMYDLILDNASDLFQSIAIDGSINYVNRAWRTTLGYTDEDLATLSIFDVIHPKSVDHCREIFLRLLAGARSGPVSFSFVTKHGRTVPVTGSVSCNFRDGKPYATCGIFHIMSGIGQDSAAPCPGTEDRADSQRAG; encoded by the coding sequence ATGGGCATCATTGATACCTTGAAATCATTTCTCGGCAACCTGTCCGGCAGGGACGAGATCCGCCGGCTCCACAGGGAAAACGAGAAGTTGGCCGAGCGGGAGCGCAAGGCGATCGCCTATATCCGGGAGAAGACGAACCACCTGCTGGCCACCATGGGCACCCTCCCCCTGCGCCACGAAGAGCTCGACGACCGCAGCCTGCTGGAAGTGGATCCCATCGGCATCGTCTGCAACTCCTTCGAGCAGATTCTCGAACACATGAAAGAGGTGAATGCCGAGCTGAAGCTGGCCCATGACGAGATTCAGGGGATCTTCGACTGCTCCGACGCCGCTATTTTCGTGCTGGACACCTCGAGGAACATCCAGGCGAGCAATTCCCAGGCCCGGAAAATATTCGCCTACGACGGCAACCCCGTCGGGAAGACCTGCGATGAGATGATCTGCCGCATGGAGCACCCCGACGACTGCATTTTCGCGAGCATCATGGCCTCGAAGCGCGCCGAGCGGCGCAGCGAGTGCGGCCGCGTCGGAAGATGGTTCAACGTCCACGGCGCCCCCATCAAGGACCGTTTCGGCGACATCACCCACGTGGTTCTCTTCTACACGGACATAACCGAGGAAAAGCGGGTGCTCGACACGCTCCGCGAACGGGAGGGGATGTACGACCTGATCCTCGACAACGCCAGCGACCTGTTCCAGAGCATAGCCATCGACGGCTCCATCAACTACGTGAACCGGGCTTGGCGCACCACCCTGGGCTACACGGACGAAGACCTCGCCACGCTCTCCATCTTCGACGTCATCCATCCGAAGTCCGTGGACCACTGCCGGGAAATCTTCTTGAGACTGCTGGCCGGCGCGCGTTCGGGGCCGGTCTCCTTCTCCTTCGTGACAAAACACGGCCGGACCGTGCCGGTCACCGGCTCCGTATCGTGCAATTTCCGGGACGGGAAACCCTATGCCACCTGTGGCATTTTCCACATCATGTCCGGCATCGGCCAGGACAGCGCCGCCCCCTGCCCCGGCACGGAGGACCGGGCCGACAGCCAGCGCGCCGGCTGA
- a CDS encoding alpha/beta hydrolase, with protein MASTASGSCFAHSPDTLIHYRTHGCGPVHVVFIHGFAAALTTWDDLAPLFPPDRFTLYLIDLKGFGFSSKPRCGSYSLEEQAAVVTAFIKAQGLRQVVLAGHSLGGGIALLVALRAGERGDDGLIGRLVLLDCAAYPQRLPRFMRLLRVPVLARLGMALIPVRLIVKATLRAVFEDPAAITAERILRYETCFGRRGIARVLIRTVRELSRTDASTVIQRYGAIDIPALIIWGENDRIVRPAQGRRLAEDLPSARLAVIGTCGHNPHEEQPLRTYELMREFIEQEEEKGEGAGTAQRGRWPAQ; from the coding sequence ATGGCCAGCACTGCTTCCGGTTCCTGTTTCGCCCATTCCCCCGACACCCTCATTCACTATCGTACCCACGGCTGCGGCCCGGTGCACGTGGTCTTCATCCACGGCTTTGCCGCGGCCCTGACCACCTGGGACGACCTGGCCCCGCTCTTCCCCCCCGACCGCTTCACCCTCTACCTGATTGACCTGAAGGGGTTCGGCTTTTCGTCCAAGCCGCGGTGCGGATCGTATTCCCTTGAAGAGCAGGCCGCCGTGGTCACGGCCTTCATAAAGGCACAGGGGCTTCGGCAGGTAGTGCTCGCTGGGCATTCCCTCGGCGGCGGCATCGCGTTGCTGGTTGCCCTCCGGGCGGGTGAGCGGGGTGACGACGGACTGATCGGCCGGCTGGTGCTCCTGGACTGTGCCGCTTACCCCCAGCGGCTTCCCCGCTTCATGCGGCTGCTCCGGGTACCGGTGCTCGCCCGGCTCGGCATGGCCCTGATCCCGGTACGCCTGATCGTCAAGGCCACCCTCCGCGCGGTGTTCGAGGACCCAGCCGCCATCACGGCGGAACGCATCCTGCGGTATGAAACCTGTTTCGGCAGAAGGGGGATAGCGCGGGTGCTGATCCGGACCGTGCGGGAGCTTTCCCGGACCGATGCCTCAACCGTCATTCAGCGGTATGGGGCGATAGACATTCCCGCCCTCATCATCTGGGGAGAAAACGACCGCATCGTCCGGCCGGCCCAGGGCCGCCGCCTGGCTGAGGACCTGCCGTCGGCGCGACTGGCCGTCATCGGCACCTGCGGTCACAATCCCCACGAGGAGCAGCCACTCAGGACCTACGAACTGATGCGGGAATTCATCGAACAAGAAGAGGAGAAGGGCGAGGGTGCGGGCACCGCGCAACGCGGCAGATGGCCTGCGCAGTAG
- a CDS encoding pilus assembly protein PilZ, translated as MAEKRKAGRVKRRLSLRFGTDTPSRLAFTEDVSARGLFVKTTNLCPPGTLIQIELELPDGDPVFLEGMVRWSKKVPPQVIHLVRKSGMGVRIIRFIAGEERYRRFVDGLRRTP; from the coding sequence ATGGCCGAGAAACGGAAGGCGGGAAGAGTCAAAAGGCGCCTGTCGCTCAGGTTCGGAACCGATACCCCCAGCCGGCTCGCTTTTACCGAAGATGTCTCGGCCCGCGGCCTTTTCGTCAAGACCACCAACCTCTGCCCGCCGGGTACCCTCATTCAGATCGAACTGGAATTGCCCGATGGCGATCCGGTCTTCCTGGAAGGGATGGTCAGGTGGTCCAAAAAGGTTCCTCCCCAGGTCATTCATCTCGTCAGGAAGAGCGGCATGGGAGTCAGGATCATCCGGTTCATAGCCGGCGAGGAGCGCTACCGGCGCTTTGTCGACGGACTCCGCCGCACCCCTTAG
- a CDS encoding histidine kinase, protein MKTMNVPLKNGTESIIVTALMALTAFWFVDAVIDAVIPQVECECGHLHVPALLASLFHLIPLIAQLLLIIFVRRLFRERRLLVRELEAAAAAALDEKARTDAVIAAVGDGVCMLDRDFRIVYQNRAHERLIGEHGGELCSEAYGEDPDTCGDCPMARTMETGEVRAGTRRLTSRGETRFLEITFSPVRNASGEIVAGVEVVRDVTERRHNEEEIRSLNATLERRARDLAANNRELEAFSHSLSHDLSAPLTKISCAVEALRELYGERMGDEGRFLLSCISEGGVQMEDLMDALLVLSRVSRKELRRETVDMGAMVSQLALDLRRSDPARRVDFVISPELTAEGDPSLLRVALQNLLSNAWKFTRNVDGGRIEFGSIDRNGERVFYLRDNGAGFDMGAVGRIFEVFQRLHDEGLFPGTGVGLATVQRVIERHGGTVTAHGVQGHGATFTFTLP, encoded by the coding sequence GTGAAAACAATGAATGTCCCGCTGAAAAACGGTACCGAATCGATCATTGTCACGGCCCTGATGGCGCTTACGGCCTTCTGGTTCGTCGATGCGGTGATCGATGCCGTCATCCCCCAGGTGGAATGCGAGTGTGGCCACCTTCACGTGCCGGCCTTGCTTGCCTCCCTGTTCCACCTGATCCCCCTCATTGCCCAACTGCTGCTCATTATCTTCGTCCGCAGGCTGTTCAGGGAGCGCCGGCTGCTGGTCCGGGAGCTGGAAGCGGCGGCAGCCGCTGCCCTGGACGAAAAGGCCAGGACCGATGCCGTCATTGCCGCGGTGGGCGACGGGGTCTGCATGCTTGACCGGGATTTCCGCATCGTCTACCAGAACCGGGCCCATGAGCGCCTCATCGGCGAGCATGGGGGGGAGCTCTGCTCCGAGGCATACGGCGAAGACCCGGACACCTGCGGCGACTGCCCCATGGCCCGCACCATGGAGACGGGCGAAGTGCGTGCGGGGACCCGCCGGCTCACCAGCAGGGGGGAGACACGTTTCCTGGAGATCACCTTCTCTCCCGTGCGCAATGCCTCCGGCGAAATTGTCGCCGGCGTCGAAGTGGTGCGCGACGTGACCGAACGCAGGCACAACGAGGAGGAAATCAGGTCCCTCAATGCCACCCTGGAGCGCCGCGCCAGGGACCTGGCGGCCAACAACCGGGAGCTGGAGGCGTTCAGCCATTCCCTCTCCCACGACCTGAGCGCTCCGCTCACCAAGATATCCTGTGCCGTGGAGGCGCTTCGGGAATTATACGGTGAGCGGATGGGCGACGAGGGGCGGTTTCTGTTGTCATGCATCAGCGAGGGAGGGGTCCAGATGGAGGACCTCATGGATGCCCTGCTGGTTCTGAGCCGGGTTTCGCGCAAGGAGCTCCGTCGCGAGACGGTGGACATGGGCGCCATGGTCAGCCAGCTCGCCCTGGACCTGCGCCGGTCAGACCCGGCCCGCCGGGTCGATTTCGTCATTTCCCCCGAGCTGACGGCCGAGGGAGATCCCTCCCTGCTCCGCGTGGCCTTGCAGAATCTGCTGTCCAATGCCTGGAAATTCACCCGTAACGTGGATGGCGGACGGATCGAATTCGGCTCCATCGACCGCAACGGCGAACGCGTCTTTTATCTCCGCGACAACGGCGCCGGTTTTGACATGGGAGCGGTGGGACGGATCTTCGAGGTGTTCCAGCGGCTCCACGACGAGGGACTGTTCCCGGGCACCGGCGTGGGGCTCGCCACCGTACAGCGGGTCATCGAGCGGCACGGCGGCACCGTAACCGCCCATGGCGTGCAGGGCCACGGGGCCACCTTCACCTTCACCCTGCCGTAA
- a CDS encoding ribonuclease Z (member of metallo-beta-lactamase family; the purified enzyme from Escherichia coli forms dimeric zinc phosphodiesterase; in Bacillus subtilis this protein is a 3'-tRNA processing endoribonuclease and is essential while in Escherichia coli it is not; associates with two zinc ions): protein MPPLFHPHLVNCPFEDPGLYVDFLFERRAVLFDLGDTAPLPPRKVLRLSHIFVSHTHVDHFIGFDRVVRLCLGREKRLHLVGPPGFVDRVTARLGGYTWNLVGTFPTDFTVAAAELHPDGSIHSAEFHCRAAFSRENEQRDHVHGGVLLDEEAFRVRSVFLDHGIPCLAFALEEKNHVHILKNRLREAGLPTGPWLAELKRAILGGRDDGEPFTVWWREEGQERGTRFSLGELRERFTKTVAGQKIVYVTDAAPTPENRRRIVELAAGADYLFIEAPFLDEERERAGDRCHLTARVAGELGRDAGVARVVPFHFSPRYTGRESLLREEVERAFRG, encoded by the coding sequence ATGCCACCACTCTTCCACCCCCATCTCGTGAATTGCCCGTTCGAGGACCCGGGCCTCTACGTCGATTTCCTGTTCGAGCGGCGGGCGGTCCTGTTCGACCTGGGCGACACGGCTCCGCTGCCACCCCGAAAGGTGCTCCGCCTCTCCCACATCTTCGTCTCCCACACCCATGTGGACCACTTCATAGGCTTCGACCGGGTGGTGAGGCTCTGCCTCGGCCGGGAGAAACGGCTTCACCTGGTTGGACCGCCGGGATTCGTCGACCGGGTGACAGCGCGACTGGGGGGATACACCTGGAACCTGGTGGGGACCTTCCCCACCGACTTCACCGTTGCTGCAGCCGAACTCCATCCGGACGGAAGCATCCACAGTGCGGAGTTTCATTGCCGTGCGGCGTTCTCGCGGGAGAACGAGCAGCGGGATCACGTCCACGGCGGAGTGCTTCTGGATGAAGAGGCGTTCCGGGTCAGGAGCGTCTTCCTCGACCATGGCATCCCCTGTCTCGCCTTTGCCCTGGAAGAGAAAAACCACGTGCACATCCTCAAGAACCGCCTGCGGGAGGCGGGACTGCCGACGGGACCGTGGCTGGCGGAACTCAAACGGGCGATCCTGGGCGGCAGGGACGACGGGGAACCCTTCACGGTCTGGTGGCGGGAAGAGGGACAAGAACGCGGGACGCGGTTTTCTCTCGGCGAACTGCGGGAGCGCTTCACCAAAACCGTGGCCGGGCAGAAGATCGTCTACGTCACGGACGCAGCACCGACCCCCGAAAACCGGCGGCGCATCGTGGAGCTGGCGGCCGGCGCCGATTACCTCTTCATAGAGGCCCCCTTCCTGGATGAGGAGCGGGAGCGCGCCGGCGACCGGTGCCACCTGACCGCCCGCGTTGCAGGCGAACTGGGCAGGGATGCGGGCGTTGCGCGGGTGGTTCCGTTCCACTTTTCACCCCGTTACACGGGGAGGGAGTCGCTGCTGCGGGAGGAGGTGGAGCGGGCCTTCAGGGGGTGA
- a CDS encoding SAM-dependent methyltransferase, translated as MNDQVRLHYETWVYPRYPLAASVRRSDTYALNLDALYARFNGTLPPAAARRILLAGCGSFSPYPTAVANPGVPVTALDLSAANLRRARLHAWMHGRFGISFEQGDLMDPAAAQGGYGFIDSFGVIHHLADPLEGLRALERRLAPGGILRLMVYSRGARRVVESARRALRLAGVRDMARLKALLRRSPPGSRLGHAVEASGEGGGDAGLADALLHPRACAYGIDGLMAMVGETGLVPLRFAHSRALAEPAAEVARLRGLEQAGGPVPNFVLYLGRDPRGGCGLAPDALLMLNPALRHDVGALRLAPLAVPPRLGIENPVLGFADRRFLRRFRTPVPVSALTPADRERVGAFLDALFVIPFR; from the coding sequence ATGAACGATCAGGTCCGCCTTCACTACGAGACCTGGGTCTACCCCCGCTATCCGCTCGCTGCGTCGGTGCGACGGAGCGACACCTATGCCCTGAACCTCGACGCCCTCTACGCCCGCTTCAACGGCACGCTGCCGCCGGCTGCGGCCCGCCGCATCCTCCTTGCCGGCTGCGGCAGCTTTTCCCCGTACCCCACGGCAGTGGCAAACCCCGGCGTGCCGGTCACCGCCCTGGACCTCTCCGCCGCGAATCTCAGGCGGGCCCGGCTCCACGCCTGGATGCACGGCAGGTTCGGCATTTCCTTCGAACAGGGAGACCTGATGGACCCGGCCGCGGCCCAGGGGGGGTACGGCTTCATCGATTCCTTCGGCGTTATCCACCACCTGGCAGACCCCCTGGAGGGACTGCGGGCCCTGGAGCGGCGGCTGGCGCCGGGAGGGATCCTCCGGCTCATGGTGTACAGCCGGGGCGCCCGGCGGGTGGTGGAATCGGCCCGCCGGGCCCTGCGCCTCGCCGGCGTACGGGACATGGCGCGGCTCAAGGCTCTCCTGCGCCGTTCCCCGCCCGGGTCGAGACTCGGCCATGCCGTGGAGGCCTCGGGCGAAGGGGGAGGGGACGCGGGGCTTGCCGACGCCCTGCTTCATCCCCGGGCTTGTGCCTATGGCATCGACGGGCTCATGGCCATGGTGGGGGAGACCGGCCTGGTGCCGCTCCGTTTCGCCCACTCCCGCGCCCTTGCCGAGCCGGCGGCCGAGGTGGCGCGCCTGCGCGGGCTGGAGCAGGCCGGCGGACCGGTGCCCAACTTCGTCCTCTACCTGGGGCGCGACCCCCGGGGCGGCTGCGGCCTCGCCCCGGACGCGCTCCTGATGCTCAATCCTGCCCTCCGGCACGATGTGGGCGCTCTCCGTCTCGCGCCGCTGGCCGTACCTCCCCGTCTCGGCATCGAGAATCCCGTGCTCGGCTTTGCCGACCGGCGGTTTTTGAGGCGCTTCCGCACACCGGTACCGGTGAGCGCGTTGACTCCGGCAGACCGGGAGCGTGTTGGTGCCTTCCTTGATGCGCTGTTCGTCATCCCGTTCCGGTAG
- a CDS encoding NADH pyrophosphatase, whose translation MRYPDTVNFPFNAAVLGDSFDMLHPGIPDDGSPGIWAILRGGSLVVAAQGGRLALPCGTLPEGLFVESEPVLMGRWQGMPVRAVRVGARTELPPHLAAEPFNAGGECLDDVTLTLGGIAQQVLHWERSSTRCPRCGGATERLAGGWGKHCPSCRTEHFPHIHPCAIILVRRGDEFLLVRKPEWTPGRYSLVAGFLDFGESLEECARREVREEAGVEIAGIRYVGSQCWPFPSQLMAGFVAEYAGGEIRVDPDEIEDARWFSVDRMPGSLPQHRSIARWIIERFALGDRETP comes from the coding sequence ATGCGCTATCCCGATACGGTCAATTTCCCCTTCAACGCGGCGGTCCTCGGCGACAGCTTCGACATGCTCCATCCCGGCATCCCCGATGACGGCTCACCGGGCATCTGGGCCATTTTGCGCGGAGGTTCGCTGGTCGTTGCCGCTCAGGGCGGCCGGTTGGCGCTTCCCTGCGGGACGTTGCCGGAGGGGCTTTTTGTCGAGTCCGAGCCTGTTCTCATGGGCCGCTGGCAGGGGATGCCGGTCAGGGCCGTCCGCGTCGGCGCCCGGACGGAGCTGCCGCCGCATCTGGCTGCTGAACCATTCAACGCAGGCGGGGAGTGTCTGGATGACGTGACCCTGACCCTGGGTGGCATTGCCCAGCAGGTTCTGCACTGGGAGCGCTCCAGCACCCGTTGCCCGCGGTGCGGCGGTGCCACGGAACGCCTTGCCGGCGGATGGGGCAAGCACTGTCCCTCGTGCCGGACCGAGCACTTTCCCCACATCCATCCCTGCGCCATCATCCTTGTCAGGCGGGGAGACGAGTTCCTCCTGGTCCGCAAGCCCGAGTGGACGCCCGGGCGCTACAGCCTCGTGGCCGGCTTTCTCGATTTCGGCGAATCCCTGGAGGAGTGTGCCCGCCGCGAAGTGCGGGAAGAGGCCGGGGTTGAGATTGCCGGCATCCGCTACGTGGGGAGCCAGTGCTGGCCGTTCCCGAGCCAGCTCATGGCCGGGTTCGTGGCCGAATACGCAGGCGGCGAGATCCGGGTCGATCCCGATGAAATCGAGGATGCCAGGTGGTTCAGCGTGGACCGGATGCCCGGTTCGCTCCCACAGCACCGCAGCATTGCCCGGTGGATCATCGAGCGCTTCGCCCTCGGGGACCGGGAAACGCCGTGA
- a CDS encoding PAS domain-containing sensor histidine kinase has translation MTENRNTSETLPLLVIGTGILAGLYLTSFYSFILFHVLVELFSVVISGGIFVIAWNSRRFAANGYLLAIGIAHLCVGGIDLLHTLAYKGMGLFPGFDANLPTQLWIAGRYLQSASFLLAPFFIGRRLLPHTLLAAYLAVTSLTLAAIFAWQAFPVCFVEGVGLTPFKKVSEYIISATFVAALALLRLKRRAFDRRVANYLSGALALMVGAELAFTFYIDVFGLSNLVGHLFKAAAVLLIYRGLVETALTRPYDILFRELAEREEAVRESHQRISAILESITDAFFSLDHSWCFTYLNGEAERLLGRTRGDLLGKSIWEEFADASGTRFDVEYRRAVASGATATFEEYYSPLARWFEVHAYPSRDGLSVFFQDITTRKRAEAELRASEERFAKAFNTAPTIMIIASLADGRYLEVNGAFEKALGWRKEEVLGRTSYDLGIWIDKAEREDVLREVTGQGSVHDREIVFRNRNGETIIGLYSGVIIELNGEQCLLSLVRNITARKRAEQQVVILNKELEARAEVLEETNCELEASVEQLEAVNRELEAANEELEAFNYSVSHDLRRPLTNINGFSQLILELYGGQLEDQCRDFVRSIYDETRNMDHLIGTLLNFSRITRCAMKPETVNLSTMARQIAETLRMGEPERRVSFHLTEGVTARGDAGLLHVVLDNLVGNAWKYSSKRADARIEFGVTGRSGAATYFVRDNGAGFDMELAERLFAPFQRLHHTDDFEGHGIGLATVARIVQRHGGKVWAEGEVGQGATFYFTLC, from the coding sequence ATGACCGAAAACAGGAACACGTCCGAAACCTTGCCGTTGCTGGTCATAGGGACGGGAATCCTTGCCGGGCTCTACCTGACGAGCTTTTACAGCTTCATTCTGTTCCATGTGCTGGTTGAGCTCTTCTCCGTGGTCATTTCGGGCGGGATATTCGTCATTGCCTGGAACTCGCGCCGCTTTGCAGCCAACGGGTATCTGCTGGCCATCGGCATCGCCCACCTCTGCGTCGGCGGCATCGACCTGCTGCACACCCTCGCCTACAAGGGCATGGGGCTCTTCCCCGGCTTCGACGCCAATCTCCCCACCCAACTCTGGATAGCAGGACGCTACCTGCAGAGCGCCTCGTTCCTGCTGGCCCCCTTTTTCATCGGCCGCCGGCTTCTGCCGCACACCCTGCTGGCCGCATACCTGGCCGTCACCTCGCTGACGCTCGCCGCCATCTTCGCCTGGCAGGCCTTTCCCGTCTGCTTTGTGGAGGGGGTCGGCCTCACCCCATTCAAAAAAGTCAGCGAATACATCATTTCCGCAACCTTCGTGGCAGCCCTGGCCCTGTTGAGGCTCAAGCGCAGGGCTTTCGACCGCCGGGTCGCCAATTATCTGTCAGGGGCCCTCGCCCTCATGGTGGGAGCCGAACTGGCCTTCACCTTCTACATCGACGTCTTCGGCCTGAGCAACCTGGTCGGCCACCTGTTCAAGGCAGCGGCCGTGCTGCTCATCTACCGGGGACTGGTCGAAACGGCCCTGACCCGCCCCTACGACATCCTGTTCCGGGAACTGGCGGAACGGGAAGAGGCCGTGCGGGAGTCCCACCAGCGCATCTCCGCCATCCTCGAAAGCATTACCGATGCATTCTTTTCACTGGATCACTCATGGTGCTTCACCTACCTGAACGGGGAGGCGGAACGGCTGCTCGGGCGCACCAGGGGAGACCTGCTGGGGAAGAGTATCTGGGAGGAATTCGCAGATGCCTCGGGCACCAGGTTTGACGTGGAGTACCGCCGCGCCGTGGCGAGCGGAGCGACCGCCACGTTCGAGGAGTACTACTCTCCCCTCGCCCGCTGGTTCGAAGTTCACGCCTACCCCTCGCGGGACGGGCTCTCGGTCTTTTTCCAGGACATCACCACCCGCAAGCGGGCCGAAGCCGAACTCCGCGCTTCGGAGGAACGCTTTGCCAAGGCCTTCAACACCGCGCCCACCATCATGATCATCGCATCCCTTGCCGACGGACGGTATCTGGAGGTGAACGGGGCGTTCGAAAAGGCCCTTGGCTGGCGGAAGGAAGAGGTGCTCGGCCGCACATCGTACGATCTCGGCATCTGGATTGACAAAGCCGAGCGCGAAGATGTGCTGCGCGAGGTTACCGGGCAGGGCTCGGTCCACGACCGGGAAATCGTGTTCCGCAACAGGAACGGTGAAACGATCATCGGACTCTACTCGGGCGTCATTATCGAACTGAACGGCGAGCAGTGCCTGCTGAGCCTTGTCCGGAACATTACCGCCCGCAAGCGGGCCGAGCAGCAGGTCGTCATCCTCAACAAGGAATTGGAGGCCCGGGCGGAGGTGCTGGAGGAAACCAACTGCGAACTGGAGGCGAGCGTCGAGCAACTGGAAGCGGTAAACCGCGAACTGGAGGCCGCCAACGAGGAACTGGAGGCGTTCAACTACTCGGTATCCCACGACCTGCGCCGCCCCCTCACCAACATCAACGGGTTCTCCCAGCTCATTCTGGAGTTGTACGGCGGTCAACTGGAAGATCAATGCCGCGATTTCGTCCGCAGCATTTACGACGAAACGCGCAACATGGACCATCTCATCGGAACCCTGCTCAACTTCTCCCGGATCACGCGCTGTGCCATGAAGCCCGAAACGGTAAACCTGAGCACCATGGCCCGTCAGATAGCCGAAACCCTGAGGATGGGCGAGCCGGAGCGCAGGGTCAGCTTCCATCTGACCGAAGGGGTGACGGCCCGGGGGGACGCGGGGCTACTCCATGTCGTACTGGACAACCTGGTGGGAAATGCATGGAAATACAGCAGCAAGCGCGCTGATGCCCGCATCGAGTTCGGCGTGACCGGCAGAAGCGGCGCCGCAACCTACTTTGTTCGCGACAACGGGGCCGGCTTTGACATGGAACTGGCGGAACGGCTCTTCGCGCCGTTCCAGAGGCTCCATCACACCGACGATTTCGAAGGGCACGGCATCGGCCTCGCCACGGTGGCGCGGATCGTCCAGCGCCACGGCGGGAAGGTCTGGGCGGAAGGAGAGGTGGGACAGGGGGCCACCTTTTACTTCACCCTCTGCTGA
- a CDS encoding hemerythrin family protein: protein MVVWKDEYLIGVEQVDRQHRELFDRFHRLMDALTGGTARHELQETIVFLESYAEEHFCEEETLLRECHYPDADSHRTAHETFRQQLCGFRESLAEQGATNLLVIETVRALFQWLVDHVCGMDRAFVSYLQQRVK from the coding sequence ATGGTTGTATGGAAGGATGAGTACCTGATCGGGGTCGAGCAAGTGGACCGGCAGCACCGCGAGCTCTTCGACCGGTTCCATCGGCTCATGGATGCCCTCACGGGAGGGACCGCAAGGCACGAGTTGCAGGAAACAATAGTATTCCTCGAATCATACGCCGAGGAGCATTTTTGCGAGGAAGAAACCTTGCTGCGGGAATGCCACTATCCCGACGCCGATTCCCATCGCACGGCCCACGAGACGTTCCGGCAACAGCTCTGCGGCTTCAGGGAATCGCTCGCTGAGCAGGGGGCAACCAACCTGCTGGTGATCGAAACCGTCCGGGCCCTGTTCCAGTGGCTCGTGGACCATGTCTGCGGCATGGACAGGGCGTTCGTGTCCTATCTTCAGCAGAGGGTGAAGTAA